One window of the Methylocystis parvus OBBP genome contains the following:
- a CDS encoding TonB-dependent receptor, whose translation MGCGGIGTGRRLLICVAAGALALNSTAFAQQSLPTIDVGTASPIKRRTPQRVESARAPTPAPPISVSPAQPVAPAVEAPPPGVLAIAPDQFAAVTVVTNEELRASAGATLGDVLFSRPGVTSSSFAPGAASRPIVRGLDNYRVRIQENGVGASGVSEMGEDHGVPLDPLGASQMEVVRGPATLRWGSQAIGGVVNVANNRIPEAPPCALDAAFREKGCAAAETRAAIATVDNLLENAMLLDAGRGNFLVHADAHGRRASDYRVPGYPYLYVDPFAEEPPPYFAGRQPNSSNRSGGASLGGSYLIPSGGFVGFAVTQYDSRYRIPGIEPTETNTRIEMRQTRVTGKGDIHIGSAYVDAIRFWAGLTDYKHHELANEGGFDGVQQTFTNKDLEVRVETQFMPVALPFGVMTSVAGVQGNHQILTSPGLEGGLYDPNRTKSVAAYLFNELRVTDAFRAQLAGRIEHAQVAGSLSNLLVDPAAPISRNLNFTPASGAFGLLHDLPYGLVASLSAQYVERAPRAPELLSRGVHEATGTFDVGNPNLGIERAKTFELGLRRATGPLRFEAALYVTRFDGFIFRNLTGPVCEADFASCAIGGAGDLRLAIYSQRNAVFRGAEFQSQLDVAPLMGGTIGVENQFDVVRASFTSGGNVPRIPPVRLGGGLYWRDANWLMRANLLHAFAQNDVAATGETPTNGYNLLRAELSYRTPLAPNNPWGREMTLGLVGNNLLNADIRNSVSFRKNEVLLPGANLRLFADVRF comes from the coding sequence ATGGGCTGCGGCGGCATCGGGACCGGAAGACGTCTATTAATCTGCGTGGCGGCGGGAGCGCTCGCCCTGAATTCGACGGCTTTTGCACAACAATCCCTGCCCACGATCGACGTCGGGACTGCGAGTCCGATCAAGCGGCGGACGCCGCAGCGGGTCGAGTCCGCGCGCGCGCCGACGCCGGCGCCGCCTATCTCGGTCTCGCCGGCCCAACCGGTCGCTCCGGCCGTCGAGGCCCCGCCTCCCGGCGTATTGGCGATTGCGCCGGATCAATTCGCCGCGGTGACCGTCGTCACAAATGAAGAATTGCGCGCATCCGCCGGCGCGACGCTGGGCGACGTGCTCTTTTCGAGGCCAGGCGTCACCAGTTCGAGCTTCGCGCCCGGCGCCGCGAGCCGGCCCATTGTGCGCGGCCTCGACAATTACCGCGTGCGCATCCAGGAGAACGGCGTCGGCGCGAGCGGCGTCTCGGAAATGGGCGAAGATCACGGCGTCCCGCTCGATCCGCTCGGCGCCAGCCAGATGGAGGTCGTGCGCGGACCCGCGACGCTCCGATGGGGCTCGCAGGCGATCGGCGGCGTCGTGAACGTCGCCAATAACCGTATCCCGGAAGCGCCGCCCTGCGCGCTTGACGCGGCCTTTCGCGAGAAAGGCTGCGCGGCGGCGGAAACGCGCGCGGCGATCGCCACTGTCGACAATCTCCTCGAAAACGCGATGCTGCTCGACGCGGGCCGCGGGAATTTTCTCGTTCACGCCGACGCGCATGGGCGCCGGGCGAGCGATTACCGCGTACCGGGCTACCCCTATCTTTACGTCGACCCCTTCGCAGAGGAGCCCCCGCCTTATTTTGCGGGGCGCCAGCCCAACTCTTCGAACCGCTCGGGCGGCGCCTCGCTCGGCGGCAGCTATCTCATCCCCTCCGGCGGGTTCGTCGGCTTCGCGGTGACGCAATATGACAGCCGCTACCGCATCCCCGGAATAGAACCGACCGAAACCAACACCCGCATCGAGATGCGCCAGACGCGCGTCACCGGGAAGGGCGACATCCATATCGGGTCCGCCTATGTCGACGCCATTCGCTTCTGGGCGGGGCTCACCGACTACAAACACCACGAACTCGCCAATGAAGGCGGCTTCGACGGCGTCCAGCAGACCTTCACCAACAAGGATCTCGAGGTGCGGGTCGAGACGCAATTCATGCCGGTCGCCTTGCCCTTCGGCGTGATGACGAGCGTCGCCGGCGTGCAGGGAAATCACCAAATTCTCACCTCGCCGGGGCTCGAAGGCGGGCTCTACGATCCCAACCGCACAAAGAGCGTCGCGGCTTATCTCTTCAACGAATTGAGGGTGACCGACGCTTTCAGGGCGCAACTTGCCGGGCGCATCGAACACGCGCAGGTCGCAGGCTCTTTGTCGAACCTTCTGGTCGATCCGGCGGCGCCGATCTCGCGCAATCTCAATTTCACGCCGGCGAGCGGGGCCTTCGGTCTCCTTCACGACTTGCCTTACGGTCTCGTCGCGAGCCTTTCCGCGCAATATGTCGAGCGCGCTCCGCGCGCGCCGGAGCTTCTTTCCCGCGGCGTTCACGAGGCGACGGGCACGTTCGACGTCGGCAATCCCAATCTCGGGATCGAGCGGGCGAAGACGTTCGAACTCGGCCTGCGCCGCGCCACCGGGCCTCTGCGCTTCGAGGCGGCCCTTTACGTCACCCGCTTCGACGGTTTCATCTTCCGCAATCTCACGGGGCCGGTCTGCGAGGCCGATTTCGCGAGCTGCGCCATTGGCGGCGCCGGCGATCTGAGGCTTGCGATCTATTCGCAGCGCAACGCCGTCTTCCGCGGCGCGGAATTCCAAAGTCAGCTCGACGTCGCGCCGCTCATGGGCGGGACGATTGGCGTCGAGAACCAGTTCGACGTCGTGCGCGCGAGCTTTACGAGCGGCGGCAATGTTCCGCGCATCCCGCCGGTGCGGCTCGGCGGGGGCCTCTATTGGCGCGACGCCAATTGGCTCATGCGCGCGAACCTGCTCCACGCCTTCGCGCAGAACGACGTCGCCGCGACGGGCGAGACCCCGACCAATGGCTACAACCTCCTGCGCGCCGAGTTGAGCTACCGGACGCCGCTTGCGCCCAACAATCCCTGGGGGCGGGAGATGACCCTCGGGCTCGTCGGCAATAATCTTCTCAACGCCGACATCCGCAACAGCGTCTCCTTCCGCAAGAACGAGGTGCTGCTGCCCGGGGCCAATTTGCGGCTTTTCGCCGATGTCCGGTTCTGA
- a CDS encoding YbhB/YbcL family Raf kinase inhibitor-like protein, protein MKRSHLSFYAFAALATADANGAQAFTVKSPDIADGKTIDMKHVYDSFGCTGGNLSPELVWSDPPAGTKSFAVLAHDPDAPTGGAGFWHWLVVDIPPEARGLKQGAGDASGKNLPPGAQQLETDFGEKAYGGPCPPAGAPHRYVFTVYALKIDKLGDAARGRTAIAGFTINANALAKASVTGLFGR, encoded by the coding sequence ATGAAGCGCAGCCATTTGTCCTTCTACGCCTTTGCGGCGCTCGCAACTGCCGACGCCAATGGCGCGCAGGCTTTCACCGTGAAAAGCCCGGACATCGCCGACGGCAAGACAATCGACATGAAGCATGTCTATGACAGCTTCGGCTGCACGGGCGGCAATCTCTCGCCGGAGCTGGTCTGGAGCGACCCGCCCGCGGGGACGAAGAGCTTCGCGGTTCTCGCGCACGACCCCGACGCGCCCACGGGGGGCGCGGGCTTCTGGCACTGGCTCGTCGTCGATATTCCGCCGGAGGCGCGCGGCCTCAAGCAGGGCGCGGGCGACGCTTCCGGCAAGAATCTTCCGCCTGGCGCGCAGCAGCTCGAAACCGACTTCGGCGAGAAAGCCTATGGCGGCCCCTGCCCCCCGGCCGGCGCGCCGCATCGCTACGTCTTCACCGTCTATGCGCTGAAAATCGACAAGCTCGGCGACGCCGCCCGCGGCCGCACCGCCATTGCAGGCTTCACCATCAACGCCAATGCGCTGGCCAAGGCCTCGGTCACCGGATTATTCGGACGTTGA
- the lpdA gene encoding dihydrolipoyl dehydrogenase has protein sequence MTYDLVVIGSGPGGYVCAIRAAQLGLKTAIVEKDATYGGTCLNVGCIPSKALLHASHMFEETAHGLAPLGVIVEPPRLDLDAMMKHKADTVGANVNGVAFLFKKNKVDAFRGVGRLIGPGKVEVSGPDGAAQTIETKNIVIATGSAVAPLRDASGAEIPVDEKTILSSTGALALEKVPQKLVVIGAGVIGLELGSVWRRLGAEVTAIEYLDRVLPGFDLEIATRFQKILEKQGFSFKLSSKVTGVAREGDGVVVSYSSVDGATSDKIAADVVLIATGRIPYTQGLGLEEAGVALERGRVIIDDHFATNVPGIYAIGDVVRGPMLAHKAEDEGVAVAEILAGQAGHVNYNVIPGVVYTSPEVASVGITEEEAKARGLDVAIGKFPFSANGRARSMRETEGFVKFIADARTDRVLGVHILGAGAGELIAEAAVLMEFSGSAEDLARTCHAHPTMSEAMKEAALAVAKRAIHI, from the coding sequence ATGACTTATGATCTCGTGGTGATTGGCAGCGGACCGGGCGGCTATGTCTGCGCGATCCGCGCCGCGCAATTGGGCCTGAAGACCGCCATCGTCGAAAAAGACGCGACCTATGGCGGCACCTGCCTGAATGTCGGCTGTATTCCGTCGAAGGCGCTGTTGCACGCCTCGCATATGTTCGAGGAAACGGCTCACGGCCTCGCGCCGCTCGGCGTGATCGTCGAGCCGCCCAGGCTCGACCTCGACGCGATGATGAAGCACAAGGCCGATACGGTAGGCGCGAACGTGAACGGCGTCGCCTTCCTGTTCAAGAAGAACAAGGTCGACGCGTTCCGCGGCGTCGGGCGCCTCATTGGCCCCGGCAAGGTGGAGGTGAGCGGTCCCGACGGCGCCGCGCAGACGATCGAAACGAAAAACATCGTCATCGCCACCGGCTCCGCCGTCGCCCCGCTGCGCGACGCTTCCGGCGCGGAAATCCCGGTTGACGAAAAGACGATCCTGTCCTCAACCGGCGCGCTCGCTTTGGAGAAGGTCCCGCAAAAACTCGTCGTCATCGGCGCGGGCGTGATCGGGCTGGAGCTCGGCTCGGTCTGGCGGCGTCTCGGGGCAGAGGTGACGGCGATCGAATATCTCGACCGCGTTCTGCCCGGCTTCGACCTCGAAATCGCGACGCGCTTTCAGAAAATCCTCGAAAAGCAGGGCTTTTCTTTCAAGCTCTCCTCAAAGGTGACGGGCGTCGCGCGCGAGGGGGACGGCGTCGTCGTCTCCTATTCGTCCGTCGACGGCGCAACCTCGGACAAGATCGCCGCCGACGTCGTGCTGATCGCCACTGGCCGCATCCCCTATACGCAGGGCCTCGGCCTCGAAGAGGCTGGCGTCGCTCTGGAGCGCGGCCGGGTGATCATCGACGATCATTTCGCCACCAATGTCCCCGGCATTTACGCGATCGGCGACGTCGTGCGCGGGCCGATGCTCGCGCATAAGGCCGAGGATGAAGGCGTCGCCGTCGCGGAAATTCTCGCCGGGCAGGCCGGCCATGTGAATTACAACGTCATTCCCGGCGTCGTTTACACTTCGCCGGAAGTCGCGTCGGTCGGAATCACCGAGGAGGAGGCGAAGGCCAGAGGGCTCGACGTCGCCATCGGCAAGTTCCCCTTCTCCGCCAATGGCCGCGCCCGCTCCATGCGCGAGACGGAGGGCTTCGTGAAATTCATCGCCGACGCCAGGACGGACCGCGTTCTGGGCGTTCACATCCTCGGCGCGGGCGCGGGCGAGCTGATCGCGGAAGCCGCCGTGCTGATGGAATTCTCCGGCTCCGCGGAGGATCTCGCGCGCACCTGCCACGCCCACCCGACCATGTCCGAGGCGATGAAGGAGGCGGCGCTGGCGGTGGCGAAACGCGCCATTCATATCTGA
- a CDS encoding polyhydroxyalkanoate depolymerase produces MDRMSYHVYEMLHLAFAPARAATDALLHTIKSPLNPLYHTSFGRSIAASAELFERMTRRYGKPIFGLDTTKVDGVEVDIVEEHVWTKPFCSLLHFSRRFEGEASRQSKLLIVAPMSGHYATLLRGTVEAFLPSHDVYVTDWADARTVPVIEGAFDLDDYIDYLEEMLQHLAQDGIPVHTLGVCQASVPLVCAIAAMEAADDPAAPDSMILMGGPIDTRVNPTAVNKLAEKRGIDWFRRHCIHTVPFPHAGMGRDVYPGFLQLSGFMAMNIERHVTAHMEMFNHLVEGDGDSAEKHRDFYDEYLAVMDLTAEFYLQTVERVFIKHEVPLGLLRHRGELIDLKKIRRTALLTVEGEKDDISGVGQTLAAQELCAGIPAARKSHHLQEGVGHYGVFNGSRFRRDIAPRIVAFTREMEKVEA; encoded by the coding sequence ATGGACCGTATGTCGTACCACGTATATGAGATGCTGCATCTGGCCTTCGCGCCCGCGCGCGCGGCGACCGACGCGCTTCTCCATACGATCAAGAGTCCGCTCAACCCGCTCTACCATACCTCCTTCGGCCGCAGCATCGCCGCCTCGGCGGAACTCTTCGAGCGCATGACCCGCCGCTACGGCAAGCCCATATTCGGCCTCGACACGACCAAGGTCGACGGCGTCGAGGTGGACATTGTGGAAGAGCATGTCTGGACCAAGCCCTTCTGCAGCCTGCTTCACTTCAGCCGGCGATTCGAGGGCGAGGCGTCGCGACAGTCCAAGCTGCTCATCGTCGCCCCGATGTCGGGCCATTACGCGACCCTGCTGCGCGGCACGGTCGAGGCCTTTCTGCCGTCGCACGACGTCTATGTCACCGACTGGGCCGACGCCAGGACGGTGCCGGTGATCGAAGGCGCTTTCGATCTCGACGATTATATCGACTATCTCGAAGAGATGCTGCAGCATCTCGCGCAGGACGGGATTCCCGTCCATACGCTCGGCGTCTGTCAAGCTTCCGTGCCGCTGGTCTGCGCCATCGCCGCGATGGAGGCCGCCGACGATCCGGCCGCGCCGGATTCGATGATTCTGATGGGCGGTCCCATCGATACGCGCGTCAATCCGACAGCGGTGAACAAGCTCGCAGAAAAACGCGGCATCGACTGGTTCCGCCGCCACTGCATCCACACGGTCCCTTTCCCGCACGCCGGCATGGGCCGCGACGTCTATCCCGGCTTTCTGCAGCTTTCCGGCTTCATGGCGATGAATATCGAACGCCATGTCACCGCGCATATGGAGATGTTCAACCATCTCGTCGAGGGCGACGGCGATTCGGCCGAAAAGCATCGCGATTTCTACGACGAATATCTCGCGGTGATGGACCTGACAGCCGAATTCTATCTGCAGACCGTGGAGCGCGTCTTCATCAAGCATGAAGTGCCGCTGGGTCTGCTGCGCCATCGGGGCGAACTGATCGACCTGAAGAAAATCCGCCGCACGGCGCTGCTGACGGTCGAAGGAGAGAAGGACGATATTTCCGGCGTCGGCCAGACGCTCGCCGCGCAGGAGCTTTGCGCCGGCATTCCCGCCGCCCGCAAATCCCATCACCTTCAGGAGGGCGTCGGCCATTACGGCGTCTTCAACGGCTCGCGCTTCCGCAGGGACATCGCGCCGCGCATCGTGGCCTTTACGCGCGAGATGGAGAAGGTGGAAGCGTAA
- a CDS encoding L,D-transpeptidase, translating into MNSRFVFVTALSALALAGCYSGGAHLPDPKLSGRDAEFMALAPKADISAEFDRYLVDYKSDETTGTIIVDSKSHFLYYVMPGGKAVRYGVATGQDAMGWTGRAYVGAMQEWPRWIPPKDMLQRWPHLQPTADAGGLPGGPDNPLGSRALYLYQDGKDTLYRIHGTNEPEKIGQGVSSGCIRMRDIDAIDLYGRVKVGTKVVVL; encoded by the coding sequence ATGAATTCGAGGTTTGTATTCGTGACGGCGCTTTCCGCGCTTGCGCTCGCTGGCTGCTACAGCGGCGGCGCCCATCTGCCGGACCCGAAACTTTCCGGTCGCGACGCAGAGTTCATGGCGCTTGCGCCCAAGGCCGACATCAGCGCCGAATTCGACCGCTATCTCGTCGATTACAAGTCGGACGAGACGACCGGCACGATCATCGTCGATAGCAAATCGCATTTCCTTTATTACGTGATGCCGGGCGGTAAGGCCGTTCGTTATGGCGTCGCCACGGGTCAGGATGCGATGGGCTGGACGGGCCGCGCTTATGTCGGCGCGATGCAGGAATGGCCGCGCTGGATCCCCCCGAAGGACATGCTGCAGCGCTGGCCGCATCTGCAACCGACCGCCGACGCCGGCGGTCTGCCGGGCGGTCCCGATAATCCGCTGGGCTCGCGCGCGCTCTATCTCTACCAGGACGGCAAGGACACGCTGTACCGCATTCACGGCACCAATGAGCCGGAGAAAATTGGTCAGGGCGTTTCCTCGGGCTGCATCCGCATGCGCGACATCGACGCCATCGACCTTTATGGCCGCGTGAAGGTCGGCACGAAAGTCGTCGTGCTCTAA
- a CDS encoding histone deacetylase family protein has product MKTLLFTHASGLDHEMGPGHPERPDRLRAIESGLAAERFQLLTRVEAPRAPLEALLRVHPQSYLDALTEAQPREGYAALDCDTVMCPKTIEAVWRAAGGAVAAVDEVMTRAADTAFVAARPPGHHAGPHNPMGFCFVNNIAVAARHAQAVHGVERVAIVDFDVHHGNGTQEIFWSDKSVLFCSTHQAPFYPGTGGYNETGEHGTIVNAPMLAGSTGDVFQEAIIDRILPRLQNFSPDLILISAGFDAHERDPLGGLRFNEQDFGEVTKRLMDVADRKCGGRVVSLLEGGYDLEGLSRSVCAHIQALMGA; this is encoded by the coding sequence GTGAAAACCCTTCTCTTCACCCATGCAAGCGGTCTCGATCATGAGATGGGTCCGGGCCATCCCGAGCGCCCGGATCGCCTGCGAGCCATCGAAAGCGGTCTCGCGGCGGAGCGCTTTCAATTGCTGACGCGCGTCGAGGCGCCGCGCGCCCCGCTCGAAGCTTTGCTGCGCGTCCATCCGCAATCTTATCTCGATGCGCTGACGGAAGCGCAGCCAAGAGAAGGTTATGCGGCGCTCGACTGCGACACGGTGATGTGTCCCAAGACGATCGAGGCGGTCTGGCGCGCCGCGGGCGGCGCCGTCGCCGCGGTCGACGAGGTGATGACGAGGGCGGCCGACACCGCCTTCGTCGCCGCGCGGCCGCCGGGACATCACGCCGGCCCGCACAATCCGATGGGTTTCTGCTTCGTCAACAATATCGCCGTCGCGGCGCGTCACGCGCAGGCGGTCCACGGCGTCGAGCGCGTCGCCATCGTCGATTTCGACGTCCATCACGGCAATGGCACGCAGGAAATCTTCTGGTCGGACAAGAGCGTGCTGTTCTGCTCGACGCATCAGGCGCCTTTTTATCCCGGCACGGGCGGCTACAACGAGACGGGCGAACACGGCACGATCGTCAACGCGCCCATGCTCGCGGGGTCGACGGGGGACGTCTTTCAGGAGGCGATCATCGACCGCATCCTTCCGCGTCTGCAAAATTTCAGCCCCGACCTCATCTTGATCTCCGCCGGCTTCGACGCTCACGAGCGCGATCCGCTGGGGGGCCTGCGCTTCAACGAACAGGATTTCGGCGAGGTCACGAAACGGCTGATGGACGTCGCCGACAGAAAATGCGGCGGCAGGGTCGTATCGCTGCTCGAAGGCGGCTACGACCTCGAAGGCCTCAGCCGCAGCGTCTGCGCCCATATTCAGGCCCTGATGGGCGCCTGA
- a CDS encoding GSCFA domain-containing protein gives MADNPYSSLPDHRFWRKAVTGLPPFAIDPLIETPFKIAREDRVATAGSCFAQEIAHRLQTSGYTYYLAEKPPEGMSPEEALRRNYSMYSCRYGNMYTTAQFRQLVERAYGAYTPSLDYWNRPEDGRFVDPFRPRIEPDGYETVEEMRADREQHLAAVRHMIETMDVFVFTFGHTETWRHKPDGAILQLAPGVAGGAWDPDVYEFYNMTVSEVVRDFLAAIDRIREINPKVRIVLSVSPVGIIATYEDRHVVVSNTAIKSILRAAADEVTRARPNIAYFPSYDLVTVSPNAGRFYRDDTRRINPHGIDRTMKMFFDHFTDKAREEAIKSLKVDVVAEAEANARIVCDEEAIESA, from the coding sequence TTGGCGGACAACCCCTATAGCTCCCTACCCGACCATCGTTTCTGGCGCAAGGCTGTGACCGGGCTGCCGCCTTTCGCCATCGATCCGCTGATCGAGACGCCTTTCAAGATCGCGCGCGAGGATCGCGTGGCGACGGCGGGAAGCTGTTTCGCGCAGGAGATCGCGCATCGCCTGCAGACGAGCGGCTACACCTATTATCTTGCGGAAAAGCCGCCGGAGGGCATGTCCCCGGAGGAGGCGCTGCGCCGCAATTACTCGATGTATTCCTGCCGTTACGGCAACATGTACACGACCGCGCAGTTCCGCCAGCTCGTCGAGCGCGCCTATGGCGCATATACGCCGTCGCTCGATTACTGGAATCGTCCGGAGGACGGCCGTTTCGTCGATCCCTTCCGTCCGCGCATCGAGCCCGACGGCTATGAGACGGTCGAGGAGATGCGCGCCGATCGCGAGCAGCATCTCGCCGCCGTGCGCCACATGATCGAGACGATGGACGTATTCGTCTTCACCTTCGGCCACACCGAGACATGGCGACACAAGCCCGATGGCGCGATCCTGCAGCTCGCGCCGGGCGTCGCCGGCGGAGCCTGGGACCCCGACGTCTACGAATTCTACAATATGACGGTGAGCGAGGTCGTGCGCGACTTCCTCGCCGCCATCGACCGGATCCGCGAGATCAATCCCAAAGTGCGCATCGTGCTGAGCGTGTCGCCGGTCGGCATCATCGCGACCTATGAAGACCGCCATGTCGTCGTATCGAACACGGCGATCAAGTCGATCCTGCGCGCCGCCGCCGACGAAGTCACGCGCGCGAGGCCGAATATCGCTTACTTCCCCTCCTACGATCTCGTGACCGTGTCGCCCAATGCGGGGCGCTTCTATCGGGACGATACGAGACGCATCAATCCGCACGGCATCGACCGCACGATGAAGATGTTCTTCGACCACTTCACCGATAAGGCGCGAGAGGAGGCGATCAAGTCGCTCAAGGTCGACGTCGTCGCCGAAGCGGAGGCCAATGCGCGCATCGTCTGCGACGAGGAAGCCATCGAGTCGGCGTAA
- a CDS encoding WcbI family polysaccharide biosynthesis putative acetyltransferase → MFSQIDKQILKSWRQYAVEPRLAKLTGRTLRNTGPRIAVLGNCQAFGLAYAMKVMDPSATVDHFSAIGRSRVANMDMLVATLATYDYVFTHDFLEGHLRGGGDSEELIRRLPKTVKTPAVTFAAFHPDLIYIQDKSEPLHGFIFGPLGPYHSAIGLFGYRAGLTLDETRAAFNENVFQALGYLDLWNEAATGFIENAKLYGFDLSTDLMNWARRGVFMYSIVHPKSFVLFDIAKRMWEKAGLKPPARDFGYYEIHDLARSEIFPVYPAVARVFGAQGGYLFKLQNHHISHTVGDFLNLPQYLGSSWKTFEKTGQEHLANPRVDAWLDDEKTKTYVMKLARENQKAGLKPTL, encoded by the coding sequence ATGTTTTCCCAGATCGACAAGCAGATTTTGAAGTCGTGGCGCCAATATGCGGTCGAACCGCGCCTGGCGAAGCTGACGGGCAGGACGCTCCGTAATACGGGGCCGCGCATTGCGGTGCTGGGCAACTGTCAGGCTTTCGGTCTGGCCTACGCCATGAAGGTCATGGATCCAAGCGCCACGGTGGATCATTTCTCCGCAATCGGCCGGTCGCGCGTCGCAAACATGGACATGCTGGTCGCGACCCTCGCGACTTATGACTATGTCTTCACGCATGACTTCCTCGAAGGCCATTTGCGGGGCGGCGGCGATTCCGAGGAGCTGATCCGCCGGCTTCCGAAGACCGTGAAGACGCCGGCCGTCACTTTCGCGGCCTTCCATCCGGACCTCATTTATATCCAGGACAAATCCGAGCCGCTTCACGGCTTCATCTTCGGCCCGCTCGGTCCCTATCACTCGGCGATCGGCCTCTTTGGCTATCGCGCCGGCCTCACGCTCGACGAAACGCGCGCGGCTTTCAACGAAAACGTCTTTCAGGCTCTCGGCTATCTCGATCTGTGGAACGAAGCCGCGACCGGCTTCATCGAGAACGCCAAGCTTTACGGCTTCGACCTGTCGACCGATCTGATGAACTGGGCCCGACGCGGCGTCTTCATGTACAGCATCGTGCATCCAAAGAGCTTCGTGCTCTTCGACATCGCGAAGCGCATGTGGGAGAAGGCCGGCCTCAAGCCGCCGGCGCGGGACTTCGGCTATTACGAAATTCACGACCTCGCGCGCTCCGAAATCTTCCCCGTTTATCCGGCGGTCGCCAGGGTCTTCGGCGCGCAGGGCGGTTATCTCTTCAAGCTGCAAAACCACCACATCTCGCATACGGTCGGAGATTTTCTCAATCTGCCGCAATATCTCGGATCGTCCTGGAAGACTTTCGAAAAGACGGGCCAGGAGCATCTCGCCAATCCGCGCGTCGACGCCTGGCTCGACGACGAGAAGACGAAGACTTACGTCATGAAGCTCGCACGCGAAAATCAGAAGGCGGGGCTGAAGCCGACGCTCTAA
- the cbiB gene encoding adenosylcobinamide-phosphate synthase CbiB — MSSSSALLALLALAFDAAAGYPDWLFRRIGHPVTWFGALISALDARLNRASDSFATRRAKGVAALVILAAAALVSGALVDALARALPYGWIVLALAASSLIAQRSLDGHVAAVARGLSASLDDGRREVGKIVGRDVASLDEAGVARAAIESLAENFSDGVVAPALFLAFFGLPGALLYKAINTADSMIGHKSERYLAFGWAAARCDDVVNLIPARVAAALLAAAAWAMGADAREAWTTALRDAGKHASPNAGWPEAAMAGALGLALGGPRAYQGAKVAGATLGKGRRDARPKDISRALTIYRCAAAMLWLFVLVGALASAT; from the coding sequence ATGTCCTCCTCCAGCGCCTTACTCGCGCTCCTCGCGCTCGCATTCGACGCGGCGGCCGGTTATCCCGACTGGCTTTTCCGGCGGATCGGCCACCCCGTCACATGGTTCGGCGCGCTGATCTCGGCGCTCGACGCGCGGCTCAATCGCGCCTCGGACTCATTTGCGACGCGCCGCGCCAAAGGCGTTGCGGCCCTCGTCATTCTCGCGGCCGCCGCACTCGTCTCGGGCGCGCTCGTCGACGCGCTCGCCCGCGCCCTGCCCTATGGCTGGATCGTTCTCGCCCTGGCGGCTTCTTCGCTCATCGCGCAAAGGAGCCTCGACGGCCATGTCGCCGCGGTGGCGCGCGGTCTTTCGGCTTCGCTCGACGACGGCCGTCGCGAGGTCGGCAAGATCGTCGGCCGCGACGTCGCGTCTCTGGACGAGGCGGGCGTCGCCCGGGCGGCGATCGAGAGCCTCGCCGAGAATTTCTCCGACGGCGTCGTCGCGCCGGCTCTATTCCTCGCCTTTTTTGGACTGCCGGGCGCGCTTCTCTACAAAGCGATCAACACGGCCGACAGCATGATCGGCCACAAATCCGAGCGTTATCTCGCATTTGGCTGGGCGGCGGCGCGCTGCGACGACGTCGTCAACCTGATTCCCGCCCGCGTCGCGGCGGCCCTCCTCGCCGCCGCCGCCTGGGCGATGGGAGCAGACGCGCGGGAAGCCTGGACGACCGCGCTGCGGGACGCAGGCAAGCACGCCTCGCCAAACGCCGGCTGGCCCGAGGCCGCGATGGCCGGCGCGCTCGGCCTCGCGCTCGGCGGGCCGCGCGCCTATCAGGGGGCGAAGGTGGCGGGCGCGACGCTCGGAAAAGGTCGGCGCGACGCGAGGCCGAAAGACATTTCGCGCGCCCTGACGATTTACAGATGCGCGGCGGCCATGCTCTGGCTATTTGTTCTCGTCGGCGCGCTTGCAAGCGCTACATAG
- the ykgO gene encoding type B 50S ribosomal protein L36: MKVRNSLKSLRARHRDNQIVRRKGRVYVINKTQKRYKARQG, from the coding sequence ATGAAAGTCCGCAACTCTCTGAAATCCCTGCGTGCGCGCCATCGCGACAACCAGATCGTGCGCCGCAAGGGCCGTGTCTACGTCATCAACAAGACCCAGAAGCGCTATAAGGCGCGTCAGGGCTAA
- a CDS encoding anthrone oxygenase family protein: MIIGSLALAAAGAFTGASIYVNYVEQPARLALGDDALIKEWEPSDHRGFIVLAGLAAIAALFGFIAFRELNDVRWALGALVILASWPYTYLAIVPLNNRILGLIGADAAHEARQVIDLWGKLEIGLTAIGVAAIAIFVWAAG; this comes from the coding sequence ATGATCATCGGCTCGCTCGCACTCGCCGCCGCCGGCGCTTTCACCGGCGCTTCTATTTATGTCAATTACGTCGAGCAGCCGGCCCGGCTCGCTTTGGGCGACGACGCGCTCATCAAGGAGTGGGAGCCTTCCGATCATCGCGGCTTCATTGTGCTTGCGGGATTGGCGGCGATTGCCGCATTATTCGGCTTCATCGCCTTTCGCGAATTGAACGATGTGCGCTGGGCGCTCGGCGCCCTCGTGATTCTGGCGTCCTGGCCCTACACCTATCTGGCGATCGTGCCGCTCAACAACCGCATCCTCGGCCTCATCGGCGCCGACGCCGCGCATGAGGCGCGCCAGGTGATCGATTTGTGGGGCAAGCTGGAAATCGGCCTCACCGCGATCGGCGTCGCGGCGATTGCGATCTTTGTCTGGGCGGCCGGCTGA